The following proteins are co-located in the Hemiscyllium ocellatum isolate sHemOce1 chromosome 34, sHemOce1.pat.X.cur, whole genome shotgun sequence genome:
- the LOC132832166 gene encoding C-C chemokine receptor type 4-like, with product MNIMETPSSTSNYFYYDYEEYVPPCDMGSANVFGATFLPVLYSLVFFFGLPGNTLVLWALLKHKRLKNMTDIYLFSLSLCDLLFVSTLPFWAYSAAKQWIFGEAFCKIVSAAYELGYNGGTMFIILITVDRYLAIVHAVFSVRTRTVRNGIISSVVMWCVALFASLPTMIFNTIQSDGERFVCHTFFPQGNVSNWKLFVLFKSIVLGFCVPLAFIVFCYTRIIQTLRKNRSYKKHRAIKVIFTVVIVFFVFWTPYNIVMLLESLREQNVLTGCEFRIRLLIAQQVTESITFVHCCLNPVIYAFLGERFRFYLRRLLYSCLPPSLRYKISDQSHLTSHALPASIRSSSSGDHDSSTVL from the coding sequence ATGAACATAATGGAAACGCCAAGCAGTACATCCAATTACTTCTATTATGACTATGAAGAATACGTTCCTCCATGTGATATGGGATCTGCAAATGTTTTTGGTGCAACCTTCCTACCAGTCCTGTACTCCCTCGTGTTTTTCTTTGGTCTACCTGGGAACACACTTGTGTTGTGGGCTCTTCTAAAACACAAACGTTTGAAGAATATGACAGACATTTATCTTTTCAGTTTGTCGTTGTGTGACTTGCTGTTTGTGAGCACACTTCCTTTCTGGGCATATTCTGCTGCAAAACAATGGATTTTTGGAGAAGCCTTTTGCAAGATTGTTTCTGCTGCTTATGAGCTGGGCTACAATGGTGGCACAATGTTCATTATCTTGATAACTGTAGACCGCTACCTTGCAATCGTTCACGCTGTATTCTCGGTCAGGACTAGGACTGTTCGAAATGGGATCATTTCGAGTGTAGTGATGTGGTGTGTAGCTTTGTTTGCCTCTCTTCCCACAATGATATTTAACACAATCCAATCTGATGGGGAAAGATTTGTTTGCCATACTTTCTTTCCACAGGGCAATGTTTCAAATTGGAAACTCTTTGTCCTTTTCAAATCCATTGTTTTGGGTTTTTGTGTTCCATTGGCTTTTATAGTTTTCTGTTATACAAGAATAATTCAAACCCTGCGTAAGAACAGAAGCTATAAGAAACACAGGGCTATAAAAGTTATATTTACTGTGGTCATTGTGTTTTTTGTATTTTGGACACCATACAACATTGTGATGTTGCTGGAGTCATTGAGAGAACAGAATGTTTTAACTGGCTGTGAGTTCCGAATACGTCTACTGATTGCCCAGCAAGTAACTGAATCCATTACATTTGTACACTGCTGTTTAAACCCAGTCATTTATGCATTTCTGGGTGAAAGATTTCGATTCTATCTTCGCAGACTTCTTTACAGCTGTTTGCCCCCATCACTTAGATATAAAATCAGTGACCAATCTCATTTGACTTCTCATGCTTTACCTGCTTCTATCCGTTCATCATCCTCTGGGGACCATGACTCTTCCACAGTTCTGTAG
- the LOC132832163 gene encoding C-C chemokine receptor type 4-like, producing the protein MGVNQDQLSYTTNFSQESGMSRIESTGFLRERESSQKLWYIPVSNDKGLQADRGLEVLVHQCLKMPGQLKEAVYGKMDHRMNTTENLFSTFSDYNYDYGEQYAPCDTQSAKTFGATFLPVLYSLVFLFGLLGNTLVLWAVLKHRRLKKLTDIYLLNLSLCDLLFVSTLPFWAYYAAKQWIFGEAFCKIVSAAYELGYIGGTMFIILITVDRYLAIVHAVFSVRTRTVRNGIISSVVMWCVALFASLPTMIFSTIQSDGERYVCHTFFPQGNVSNWNLFNLSKAIVLGFCVPLAIMVFCYTRIIQTLQKNRSYKKHRAIKLIFTVVIVFFVFWTPYNIVMLLESLREQNVLTGCEFRICLLIAQQVTGSIAFVHCCLNPVIYAFLGEKFRFYLQSLLKSCLPPSLRYKTALPFRDFTSSIRSQSSADHDSSTFI; encoded by the exons ATGGGGGTCAATCAG GACCAACTGTCTTACACAACAAACTTCAGTCAAGAGTCTGGGATGTCTCGGatcgagtctacaggattcttaagggagagggagagcagccagaagttatGGTACATACCAGTATCAAATGAcaaag GGCTGCAAGCAGACAGAGGCCTGGAGGTGCTTGTGCACCAATGTTTGAAGATGCCTGGACAACTGAAGGAAGCAG TTTATGGAAAGATGGATCACAGGATGAACACAACTGAGAATCTGTTCAGCACGTTCAGTGACTACAATTACGACTATGGAGAACAGTATGCCCCATGTGATACGCAATCTGCAAAAACATTTGGTGCAACCTTCCTACCAGTCCTGTACTCCCTCGTGTTTCTCTTTGGTCTACTAGGGAACACGCTTGTGTTGTGGGCTGTTTTAAAACATAGACGTCTTAAGAAATTGACAGATATTTACCTTTTAAATTTGTCATTGTGTGACTTGCTGTTTGTGAGCACACTTCCTTTCTGGGCATATTATGCTGCAAAACAATGGATTTTTGGAGAAGCCTTTTGCAAGATTGTTTCTGCTGCTTATGAGCTGGGCTACATTGGTGGCACAATGTTCATAATCTTGATAACTGTAGACCGCTACCTTGCAATCGTTCACGCTGTATTCTCGGTCAGGACTAGGACTGTTCGAAATGGGATCATTTCGAGTGTAGTGATGTGGTGTGTAGCTTTGTTTGCCTCTCTTCCCACAATGATATTTAGCACAATCCAATCTGATGGGGAAAGATATGTTTGTCATACTTTCTTTCCACAGGGCAATGTTTCAAATTGGAATCTCTTCAACCTTTCCAAAGCCATTGTTTTGGGTTTTTGTGTTCCATTGGCTATCATGGTTTTCTGTTACACAAGAATAATTCAAACCCTGCAAAAAAACAGAAGCTATAAGAAACACAGGGCTATCAAATTAATATTTACTGTGGTCATTGTGTTTTTTGTATTTTGGACACCATACAACATTGTGATGTTGCTGGAGTCATTGAGAGAACAGAATGTTTTAACTGGCTGTGAGTTCCGAATATGTCTACTGATTGCCCAGCAAGTAACTGGATCCATTGCATTTGTACACTGCTGTCTAAACCCAGTCATTTATGCATTTCTGGGTGAAAAATTTCGATTCTATCTCCAAAGCCTTCTAAAAAGCTGTTTGCCCCCATCACTGAGATATAAAACAGCTCTTCCTTTCAGGGATTTTACCTCCTCAATTCGTTCGCAATCTTCTGCTGATCATGACTCATCCACTTTCATCTAG
- the LOC132832164 gene encoding C-C chemokine receptor type 4-like has product MDHRMNTTENLFSTFSDYNYDEQYVPCDTQSANVFGATFLPVLYSLVFLFGLPGNTLVLWVVLKHRRLTKLTDIYLFNLSLCDLLFVSTLPFWAYSAANQWIFGEAFCKIVSAAYELGYNGGTMFIILITVDRYLAIVHAVFSVRTRTVRNGIISSIVMWCVALVVSSPTIIFNKIERVGERFVCHTFFPQGNVSNWKLFILFKSIVLGFCVPLAFIVFCYTRIIQTLHKNRSYKKHRAIKVIFTVVIVFLVFWTPYNIVMLLESLREQNVLTGCEFRKRLLIAQQVTESITFVHCCLNPVIYAFLGERFRFYLCRLLYSCLPPSLRYKVSDQSPLASRVLPVSVRSQFSGDHDSSTLL; this is encoded by the coding sequence ATGGATCACAGGATGAACACAACTGAAAATCTGTTCAGCACGTTCAGTGACTACAATTACGACGAACAGTATGTTCCATGTGATACACAATCTGCAAATGTTTTTGGTGCAACCTTCCTACCAGTCCTGTACTCCCTGGTGTTTCTCTTTGGTCTACCTGGGAACACACTTGTGTTGTGGGTTGTTTTAAAACATAGACGTCTTACAAAATTGACAGATATTTATCTTTTCAATTTGTCGTTATGTGACTTGCTGTTTGTGAGCACACTTCCTTTCTGGGCATATTCTGCTGCAAATCAATGGATTTTTGGAGAAGCCTTTTGCAAGATTGTTTCTGCTGCTTATGAGCTGGGCTACAATGGTGGCACAATGTTCATAATCTTGATAACTGTAGACCGCTACCTTGCAATCGTTCACGCTGTATTCTCGGTCAGGACTAGGACTGTTCGAAATGGGATCATTTCAAGTATAGTGATGTGGTGTGTAGCTTTGGTTGTCTCATCTCCCACAATAATATTTAACAAAATTGAAAGAGTTGGGGAAAGATTTGTTTGCCATACTTTCTTTCCACAGGGCAATGTTTCAAATTGGAAACTCTTTATCCTTTTCAAATCCATTGTTTTGGGTTTTTGTGTTCCATTGGCTTTTATAGTTTTCTGTTATACAAGAATAATTCAAACCCTGCATAAAAACAGAAGCTATAAGAAACACAGGGCTATAAAAGTTATATTTACTGTGGTTATTGTGTTTCTTGTATTTTGGACACCATACAACATTGTGATGTTGCTGGAGTCATTGAGAGAACAGAATGTTTTAACTGGCTGTGAGTTCCGAAAACGTCTACTGATTGCCCAGCAAGTAACTGAATCCATCACATTTGTACATTGCTGTTTAAACCCAGTCATTTATGCATTTCTGGGTGAAAGATTTCGATTCTATCTTTGCAGACTTCTTTACAGTTGTTTGCCTCCATCACTTAGATATAAAGTCAGTGACCAATCTCCTTTGGCTTCTCGTGTTTTACCTGTTTCTGTCCGCTCACAATTCTCTGGGGACCATGACTCCTCCACACTTTTGTAG
- the LOC132832165 gene encoding C-C chemokine receptor type 4-like encodes MNIMETPSSTSNYFFYDYKEHVPPCDMGSANVFGATFLPVLYSLVFFFGLSGNTLVLWALLKHKCLKNMTDIYLFSLSLCDLLFVSTLPFWAYSAAKQWIFGEAFCKIVSAAYELGYIGGTMFIILITVDRYLAIVHAVFSVRTRTVRNGIISSVVMWCVALFASLPIMIFSTIQSDGERYVCHTFFPQGNVSNWNLFNLSKAIVLGFCVPLAIIVFCYTRIIQTLRKNRSYKKHRAIKLIFTVVIVFFVFWTPYNIVMLLESLREQNVLTGCEFRKRLLIAQQVTESITFVHCCLNPVIYAFLGERFRFYLRRLLYSCLPPSLRYKISDQSHLTSHALPASIRSSSSGDHDPSTVL; translated from the coding sequence ATGAACATAATGGAAACGCCAAGCAGTACATCCAATTACTTCTTTTATGACTATAAAGAACACGTTCCTCCATGTGATATGGGATCTGCAAATGTTTTTGGTGCAACCTTCCTACCAGTCCTGTACTCCCTTGTGTTTTTCTTTGGTCTATCTGGGAACACACTTGTGTTGTGGGCTCTTCTAAAACACAAATGTTTGAAGAATATGACAGACATTTATCTTTTCAGTTTGTCGTTGTGTGACTTGCTGTTTGTGAGCACACTTCCTTTCTGGGCATATTCTGCTGCAAAACAATGGATTTTTGGAGAAGCCTTTTGCAAGATTGTTTCTGCTGCTTATGAGCTGGGCTACATTGGTGGCACAATGTTCATAATCTTGATAACTGTAGACCGCTACCTTGCAATCGTTCACGCTGTATTCTCGGTCAGGACTAGGACTGTTCGAAATGGGATCATTTCGAGTGTAGTGATGTGGTGTGTAGCTTTGTTTGCCTCTCTTCCCATAATGATATTTAGCACAATCCAATCTGATGGGGAAAGATATGTTTGTCATACTTTCTTTCCACAGGGCAATGTTTCAAATTGGAATCTCTTCAACCTTTCCAAAGCCATTGTTTTGGGTTTTTGTGTTCCATTGGCTATCATAGTTTTCTGTTACACAAGAATAATTCAAACCCTGCGTAAGAACAGAAGCTATAAGAAACACAGGGCTATCAAATTAATATTTACTGTGGTCATTGTGTTTTTTGTATTTTGGACACCATACAACATTGTGATGTTGCTGGAGTCATTGAGAGAACAGAATGTTTTAACTGGCTGTGAGTTCCGAAAACGTCTACTGATTGCCCAGCAAGTAACTGAATCCATCACATTTGTACACTGCTGTTTAAACCCAGTCATTTATGCATTTCTGGGTGAAAGATTTCGATTCTATCTTCGCAGACTTCTTTACAGCTGTTTGCCCCCATCACTTAGATATAAAATCAGTGACCAATCTCATTTGACTTCTCATGCTTTACCTGCTTCTATCCGTTCATCATCCTCTGGGGACCATGACCCTTCCACAGTTCTGTAG